Proteins encoded within one genomic window of Sulfurovum sp. XGS-02:
- a CDS encoding BadF/BadG/BcrA/BcrD ATPase family protein: protein MTKPHIAKYTLGIDIGSTTVKYVVCDEHFHILQKAYTPHDTKQAPTLLRLLQELSETHPDLYNHIDKVYITGSGATRIAPTINARFVQEVNAVVLAVEHLHPDVRAVVELGGQDAKIMHFKVSEDGKKSVLSSMNDKCASGTGATIEKCTMKVGMESDEVQKLSFETDKLHHVAAKCGVFAETDIVNLVKTSVPSHEIMNSLADAIVMQNLTVLTRGNTLMPKVLLLGGPNTYLPFLQECWRMRISELWDERGVKYNKEKIDELIVVPDNAQYYAALGAVIFGEGEANHDKPFTGLIQLKTLVDTGGVTQNDNDDTPLVSTPEELQAFQEQYTIKAFTPPVLKEKTTCFLGIDGGSTSSKAVLCDAQGELLLKVYQLSKGNPIEDTLELLQKIQAQDPEHFYDIQGLGVTGYAADVLGGALNADANIIETIAHMKSAQKAFGEDINVICDIGGQDIKVLFMENGMMKNFRLSNQCSAGNGTLLQSMAKQFGVPVEHYADTAFTAKKAPLFNYGCAVFLDTDRVNFQKEGYSKEELFAGIAKVLPKNVWQYVVQAPNLAAFGDHFVLQGGTQYNQAALKAQVDYIKEKVPHARVDVHPHPGEAGAYGAALEAKAMVEERGYATFVGMEEALQMTYTSRTDESTRCHFCSINCSRTFIDTQTPSSDTVRYIAGFSCEEGTVESHEALKLLKESRKSLQKNTPNLVKKESMALFAPTYNLETKPTASTQIKEQQVKVTLGGWGPTIRKEISRNFVESSQESKAYRQNLQIAIPKVLNIYSLAPFLRTYLEALDLSPMQIQFSGFSNEDMFLEGAKYGSVDSCYPAKVAQSHVYALMYSKKFAKKQFDHLWFPAVTHLPGYLKHTMGQTSCPIISGTPKVVYSAFTKEKNLFEEKGIDYVEDALNFDNPDLLKKQLFHTWKDKLRITEDENNWAVEQAWKALDQNDAEIMKEGRAILDEAVANDEIVILLLGRPYHSDPGLNHEVLDEFQSLGFKTLSMRAIPKDKDYLMHYFKEDVDMGYSESPYDIRDVWAENFSTNSAQKVWAAKFAARHPNVAVLDLSSFKCGHDAPTYAIIDKILGASRTPHLTLHDIDANKPGGSIKIRVKTFAYTLEQYQKRLTQPQQTTYTTIEEEIKV, encoded by the coding sequence ATGACAAAGCCTCACATAGCTAAATATACACTCGGTATTGACATCGGTTCAACTACCGTCAAGTATGTAGTATGTGATGAGCACTTTCACATACTCCAAAAAGCCTACACTCCCCACGATACCAAACAAGCCCCGACACTTTTAAGACTCCTTCAAGAACTCTCAGAAACACACCCCGATCTCTATAACCACATAGACAAAGTCTACATCACCGGTTCAGGAGCCACCCGTATAGCACCAACGATCAATGCGCGCTTTGTACAAGAGGTCAATGCGGTTGTCCTGGCCGTAGAGCACCTCCATCCTGATGTACGTGCTGTAGTCGAACTGGGTGGGCAGGATGCAAAGATCATGCACTTTAAAGTCAGCGAAGATGGCAAAAAATCCGTACTGAGTTCTATGAATGACAAATGTGCTTCGGGTACGGGAGCTACGATCGAGAAATGTACGATGAAAGTAGGGATGGAGAGCGATGAGGTTCAGAAACTCTCTTTTGAAACGGACAAACTTCACCACGTAGCGGCCAAATGCGGTGTCTTTGCCGAGACAGACATCGTGAACCTCGTCAAAACCTCTGTACCATCCCATGAGATCATGAACTCGCTAGCCGATGCCATCGTGATGCAAAACCTCACGGTATTGACGCGTGGGAATACCCTTATGCCCAAAGTCCTGCTTCTTGGAGGTCCCAACACCTATTTGCCATTTTTACAAGAGTGTTGGCGTATGCGTATCAGTGAACTTTGGGATGAGCGTGGCGTAAAGTATAACAAAGAGAAGATCGATGAACTCATCGTCGTACCTGACAATGCCCAGTATTACGCTGCATTAGGGGCTGTGATCTTTGGTGAAGGTGAAGCGAACCATGACAAACCATTTACAGGCCTTATCCAGCTCAAGACCCTGGTCGATACAGGTGGTGTAACACAAAATGACAATGATGACACGCCTCTGGTTTCCACTCCTGAAGAGTTACAAGCCTTTCAAGAGCAGTACACGATCAAAGCCTTCACACCTCCTGTACTAAAAGAAAAAACCACCTGTTTCCTGGGGATAGACGGGGGCTCTACCTCTTCCAAAGCTGTCTTGTGTGATGCACAGGGGGAACTGCTCTTAAAGGTTTACCAGCTCTCCAAAGGGAACCCCATAGAAGATACTCTGGAGCTGCTGCAAAAGATACAGGCACAAGACCCGGAACACTTCTATGACATCCAGGGTTTAGGTGTAACGGGGTACGCTGCGGATGTACTGGGCGGCGCGCTCAATGCAGATGCGAACATCATCGAAACCATTGCGCATATGAAAAGTGCCCAAAAGGCCTTCGGAGAAGATATCAATGTCATCTGTGATATCGGAGGACAGGATATCAAAGTCCTTTTTATGGAAAACGGTATGATGAAGAACTTCCGTCTCTCCAACCAGTGTTCTGCAGGAAACGGGACCCTGCTTCAAAGCATGGCAAAACAGTTCGGTGTGCCAGTAGAACACTATGCAGACACCGCCTTTACAGCCAAGAAAGCGCCCCTCTTCAATTATGGATGTGCGGTGTTCCTGGACACCGACAGGGTCAACTTTCAGAAAGAGGGCTACAGCAAAGAGGAGCTCTTTGCAGGCATTGCCAAAGTACTCCCTAAAAATGTCTGGCAGTATGTCGTACAGGCACCTAACCTTGCTGCTTTTGGAGACCATTTTGTGCTGCAAGGCGGTACCCAGTACAACCAGGCAGCACTCAAGGCCCAGGTGGACTACATCAAAGAGAAAGTACCTCATGCCAGAGTAGATGTGCACCCCCACCCAGGAGAAGCAGGTGCCTACGGCGCGGCCCTGGAAGCCAAAGCGATGGTCGAAGAACGCGGATACGCAACCTTTGTGGGTATGGAAGAGGCGTTACAGATGACCTATACCTCCAGAACCGATGAAAGCACACGCTGTCACTTTTGCAGTATCAACTGTTCCCGTACCTTTATAGACACTCAAACCCCATCCTCTGACACGGTACGCTACATCGCAGGGTTCTCCTGTGAAGAGGGTACTGTGGAGTCCCATGAAGCACTCAAACTGCTTAAAGAGAGTAGAAAATCCTTGCAGAAGAACACCCCTAATCTTGTCAAAAAAGAGTCTATGGCACTCTTTGCACCTACCTATAATCTGGAAACCAAACCTACTGCTTCCACACAGATCAAAGAGCAGCAGGTCAAAGTGACACTGGGCGGCTGGGGACCGACAATAAGAAAAGAGATCAGCAGAAACTTTGTAGAGAGTAGCCAAGAGAGCAAAGCATACAGACAGAACCTGCAGATAGCCATACCCAAAGTGCTGAACATCTACTCTCTGGCTCCTTTTTTACGTACCTATCTTGAAGCACTTGACCTTAGTCCTATGCAGATACAGTTTTCAGGTTTTTCCAATGAAGACATGTTCCTGGAAGGGGCGAAATACGGTTCCGTAGACTCATGTTACCCGGCCAAAGTAGCCCAGTCTCATGTCTATGCTTTGATGTATTCTAAAAAGTTTGCCAAAAAACAGTTTGATCATCTCTGGTTCCCTGCAGTCACCCATCTTCCTGGCTATCTCAAACATACGATGGGTCAAACCTCCTGTCCTATCATCTCGGGTACACCCAAAGTGGTCTACTCTGCATTCACCAAAGAGAAAAATCTCTTTGAAGAAAAAGGTATCGATTATGTGGAAGATGCGCTCAATTTTGACAATCCCGACCTGCTGAAAAAACAGCTTTTTCACACCTGGAAAGATAAGCTGCGTATCACAGAGGATGAGAATAACTGGGCAGTAGAGCAGGCATGGAAGGCTTTAGATCAAAATGATGCAGAGATCATGAAAGAGGGACGCGCTATCTTGGATGAAGCCGTAGCCAATGACGAGATCGTGATCTTGTTATTGGGACGTCCTTACCATTCAGATCCGGGACTCAATCATGAAGTCCTGGATGAGTTCCAATCTCTAGGGTTCAAAACACTCTCTATGCGTGCCATTCCCAAAGATAAAGACTATCTGATGCACTACTTCAAAGAGGATGTTGACATGGGCTATAGTGAATCACCTTATGATATACGCGATGTGTGGGCAGAAAATTTTTCAACCAATTCTGCACAGAAGGTCTGGGCAGCCAAATTTGCAGCACGTCATCCCAATGTTGCCGTACTTGACCTTTCCAGTTTCAAATGCGGCCATGATGCACCCACCTACGCGATCATTGACAAGATCTTAGGAGCAAGCCGCACACCGCATTTGACCCTTCATGACATCGATGCCAACAAACCCGGCGGGTCCATCAAGATACGTGTGAAAACCTTTGCCTATACACTCGAACAGTATCAAAAAAGGCTTACCCAACCACAACAAACAACCTACACTACAATAGAAGAGGAGATAAAAGTATGA
- a CDS encoding dicarboxylate/amino acid:cation symporter, giving the protein MTLTQKVLWAMLLGIIVGLVINVNGWNSEGSFVQEYIVGGIFYIIGKMFITSLKMLVVPLVFFSLISGVLGIGDVRKLGSVGVKSFGLYLLTTAIAIAVAIGLAVIVSPGSGANGTTTTTFTGKEAPPLSEVLINIIPDNVINAFASGNMLQIIFFSILFGISLLMVGKKAQNIAEGIEVLNEAMMHMVNIIMSVAPVAVFALLAKAISELGLDLLISLAGYVLVLVAALLLHLFGTLMFILKLFSGLSPKLFLQKIRDAQVFAFSTASSNATIPVTLRSVTKRMGVDNSVASFTVPFGATINMDGTAIMQGVATVFIANVYGVELGLSGYLTVILMSVLASIGTAGVPGVGLIMLSMVFVQVGLPVEGIGLILGVDRLLDMIRTAVNITGDAVVTCVVAQSEKELDSSVFRDPEAGIVEKLDIDEAEEEGLAEIIHKTEEG; this is encoded by the coding sequence ATGACACTTACACAAAAAGTACTATGGGCGATGCTCTTGGGAATCATCGTAGGACTGGTGATCAATGTTAATGGCTGGAACAGTGAAGGCAGTTTTGTGCAGGAGTATATCGTAGGGGGGATCTTCTATATCATAGGCAAGATGTTCATTACTTCACTGAAGATGCTTGTGGTCCCGTTGGTCTTCTTTTCACTTATCTCGGGGGTACTGGGTATAGGTGATGTACGGAAGTTGGGAAGCGTGGGGGTCAAGTCATTTGGGCTGTATCTGCTCACGACGGCTATCGCTATCGCTGTGGCTATAGGTCTGGCGGTGATAGTATCTCCAGGTTCGGGGGCTAATGGTACTACCACAACGACCTTTACAGGTAAAGAAGCACCGCCTCTTTCAGAAGTCCTGATCAACATTATCCCTGACAATGTCATCAACGCCTTTGCTTCAGGTAATATGTTGCAGATCATCTTCTTCTCTATTTTGTTCGGTATCTCACTTTTAATGGTAGGGAAAAAAGCACAAAATATTGCAGAAGGTATAGAAGTGCTCAATGAAGCGATGATGCATATGGTCAATATCATCATGTCTGTAGCACCTGTTGCTGTGTTTGCATTGCTTGCCAAAGCGATCTCGGAACTGGGTTTGGACCTTCTGATCAGTTTGGCCGGGTATGTATTGGTGCTTGTGGCGGCATTACTACTCCATCTTTTTGGTACCTTGATGTTCATATTGAAACTTTTTTCCGGTCTGAGTCCTAAACTCTTCTTACAAAAGATACGGGATGCACAGGTATTTGCCTTTTCCACGGCAAGTTCCAATGCGACCATACCGGTCACACTTAGGTCTGTGACAAAGCGTATGGGGGTGGATAACTCGGTGGCTTCATTCACCGTACCTTTTGGGGCCACGATCAATATGGATGGTACAGCGATCATGCAGGGAGTGGCTACGGTTTTTATAGCCAATGTCTATGGTGTTGAACTGGGCTTAAGTGGTTATCTGACGGTGATATTGATGTCGGTTCTGGCTTCCATAGGAACAGCAGGTGTACCAGGTGTCGGGCTTATCATGCTCTCGATGGTCTTTGTGCAGGTAGGACTTCCCGTAGAAGGGATAGGACTCATCCTGGGTGTAGATAGACTGCTTGATATGATACGTACTGCTGTCAATATCACAGGTGATGCTGTGGTGACCTGTGTGGTGGCTCAAAGTGAAAAAGAGTTGGATAGTTCAGTATTTAGAGATCCTGAAGCAGGGATAGTGGAAAAGCTGGATATTGATGAAGCCGAAGAAGAGGGACTGGCTGAAATTATTCACAAGACAGAAGAGGGCTAA
- a CDS encoding porin family protein has translation MKKSLLSLVSIIALNGIAYAGGDMTTAIEPVVEIPEGEINPFYAGMGIGKAYVNDDVTNEEITATTLMLQAGYQYNDYLSFEGRYTFGLGGSDYNAGNIAGITNAYDGDLSAWGVYIKPSYPIGDISLYALLGYGSIMLDDLAGGDAVENGFHWGLGAAYSFTEEISLFADYVSLYNDTGFDYRATLDDVDADTWTVGFSYNF, from the coding sequence ATGAAAAAGAGTCTTTTATCGTTGGTATCTATCATCGCCCTAAATGGGATAGCGTATGCCGGTGGGGATATGACAACAGCTATAGAACCCGTTGTTGAGATACCTGAAGGAGAGATCAATCCTTTTTATGCAGGCATGGGTATAGGTAAAGCATATGTCAATGATGATGTGACAAATGAAGAGATCACTGCAACAACATTAATGCTGCAGGCAGGATACCAATACAATGATTATCTGTCATTTGAAGGCCGTTATACCTTTGGTTTGGGTGGATCAGATTACAATGCGGGCAACATAGCAGGTATCACAAATGCCTATGACGGCGATCTTTCTGCTTGGGGAGTTTATATTAAACCAAGCTATCCTATCGGAGATATTTCACTCTATGCCCTTTTAGGTTATGGAAGCATTATGCTTGATGATCTTGCAGGCGGTGATGCAGTTGAAAACGGTTTTCACTGGGGACTTGGGGCAGCATATTCATTCACAGAGGAAATTTCACTATTTGCTGACTATGTTTCTTTATATAACGATACAGGATTTGACTACAGGGCAACACTTGATGACGTAGATGCAGATACATGGACCGTCGGATTCTCTTATAATTTTTAG
- a CDS encoding alanine racemase has protein sequence MAFIKINKQNFYHNLNQIALKTGSVEKIAIVLKDNAYGHGLELMGKLASEFGIKHAVVRKTAEAEQIRSLFETILILGDSIINDEKYSFTINTLEDIKKAQKGAKVELKVDTGMHRNGIALDELDEAFALIEAQGLHLVGVMTHYRSADELSSEFFWQQKQFERVKERVKEAGFRNVRVHSHNSAAILRTKSFDEDLVRVGIGVYGYSELPDSFDEAVLRPVMSLYAKKISTRALSAGERLGYGGDYTAAEDMTISTYDLGYGDGWFRGESRQPYVTSEGLPVLGRVSMDSISLESEKDEVCVMSDAQTAAKQFGTISYEITTALSATLPKEVI, from the coding sequence ATGGCATTTATTAAAATAAATAAACAAAATTTCTATCATAATCTTAACCAAATTGCACTAAAAACTGGCTCAGTTGAAAAGATCGCGATCGTCCTTAAAGACAATGCATATGGTCATGGACTGGAACTGATGGGAAAACTGGCATCAGAGTTCGGTATCAAACATGCTGTCGTACGAAAAACAGCAGAAGCAGAGCAGATACGATCCCTCTTTGAAACGATACTGATACTTGGTGACAGTATCATAAATGATGAGAAGTACTCTTTTACGATCAATACTTTAGAGGATATCAAAAAAGCCCAAAAAGGTGCGAAGGTTGAACTCAAAGTAGATACGGGAATGCACCGTAATGGGATAGCTTTGGATGAGCTTGATGAAGCATTTGCTTTGATCGAAGCACAAGGGTTACATCTTGTAGGGGTTATGACGCATTACCGCAGTGCGGATGAACTCAGTTCTGAATTTTTTTGGCAACAAAAGCAGTTTGAAAGAGTAAAAGAGAGAGTAAAAGAGGCCGGTTTTAGGAATGTAAGGGTGCATTCACATAATAGTGCGGCGATTCTTCGCACTAAGAGTTTTGATGAGGATCTGGTACGAGTAGGAATAGGTGTATACGGATACAGTGAATTGCCGGATAGTTTTGATGAGGCAGTATTACGTCCGGTCATGTCATTATATGCAAAAAAGATCTCAACCAGAGCATTAAGTGCCGGTGAACGACTGGGATACGGAGGAGATTACACCGCTGCAGAGGATATGACGATATCTACCTATGACCTGGGGTATGGTGATGGGTGGTTTCGAGGAGAGAGTAGACAACCGTATGTCACAAGTGAAGGCTTACCTGTACTGGGACGTGTCTCTATGGATTCGATCTCTCTTGAATCAGAGAAAGACGAAGTGTGTGTGATGTCTGATGCTCAAACGGCTGCAAAACAGTTTGGAACGATCTCTTATGAAATCACCACGGCATTGTCTGCTACACTGCCAAAGGAAGTGATTTAA
- a CDS encoding agmatine deiminase family protein, whose amino-acid sequence MQKDLKVVMPAEWEKQRAVLLSFPHEETDWHDPDNAAELEASLSPFIRIAQAIAYGEAVYIICKEKEKISKLFCSTRNMTFIEIATNDTWIRDYGYISIKENDEVKLLDFTFDGWGGKFEASLDNAVNTALHKKGYLGTTPLEQIDFVLEGGSIESDGEGTILTTSTCLCNPNRNGGLSKQEIEEKLHAYLGARRVLWLDHGYLAGDDTDSHIDTLARFVNKTTIMYVKCEDTKDEHYKALQQMEKQLQSFTTAEGESYTLIPLPMCEAKYNNEGERLPATYANFLISNDALIYPTYDDKNDTKVGEIFKEVFPDREIIPVNCLKLIEQGGSLHCSTMQIVY is encoded by the coding sequence ATGCAAAAAGATCTAAAAGTGGTGATGCCCGCAGAATGGGAAAAACAGCGTGCCGTACTCTTGTCCTTTCCTCATGAAGAGACAGATTGGCATGATCCCGATAACGCAGCAGAATTGGAAGCCAGTCTCTCACCGTTCATACGTATTGCCCAGGCTATTGCTTATGGAGAAGCGGTTTACATTATCTGTAAAGAGAAAGAAAAAATTTCAAAACTATTCTGTTCCACACGGAATATGACTTTCATTGAGATAGCTACCAATGATACCTGGATACGTGACTATGGATACATCAGTATAAAAGAGAATGATGAAGTCAAACTACTTGACTTCACTTTTGATGGTTGGGGCGGTAAATTTGAAGCCTCTCTTGACAATGCTGTCAACACTGCTTTACATAAAAAAGGATACCTTGGTACGACGCCTCTTGAACAGATCGATTTTGTACTTGAGGGAGGCTCCATAGAGAGTGATGGAGAGGGAACCATTCTCACCACCTCAACCTGCCTTTGCAACCCAAACAGAAACGGCGGGCTTAGCAAACAGGAGATAGAAGAGAAACTGCATGCCTATCTAGGTGCACGGCGGGTTTTATGGCTGGACCATGGCTATCTTGCAGGTGATGATACTGACAGTCACATTGACACTTTGGCCAGGTTTGTCAACAAAACGACCATCATGTATGTCAAGTGTGAAGATACAAAAGATGAACACTACAAAGCACTGCAACAGATGGAAAAACAACTTCAAAGCTTTACCACAGCAGAGGGGGAATCCTATACATTGATCCCACTTCCGATGTGTGAAGCAAAATACAATAATGAAGGGGAAAGACTGCCGGCAACCTATGCCAACTTCCTCATTAGCAATGATGCACTGATATACCCTACCTACGATGATAAAAATGACACGAAAGTAGGGGAGATCTTTAAAGAGGTATTTCCTGACAGAGAGATCATTCCTGTCAATTGTTTAAAACTGATAGAACAAGGCGGGAGTCTGCACTGTTCTACCATGCAGATAGTATATTAA
- a CDS encoding carbon-nitrogen hydrolase yields the protein MKTALIQQAYHGSKEHTLQVTVEKIKEAAQSGAELVVLQELHQTEYFCQSEDTTFFDYAAHFESDVAFWGNIAKEHSVVLVTSLFEKRAAGLYHNTAVVFEKDGSVAGKYRKMHIPDDPGFYEKFYFTPGDLGFDPIQTSVGKLGVLVCWDQWYPEAARAMTLKGAEILIYPTAIGWFDADSEEEKARQLDSWITIQRSHAIANGLPVVSCNRVGFEADSAGVMAGTRFWGNSFICGSQGEMIVHADDKSETILYAEIEHARTKEVRDIWPFLRDRRIEEYGCLLKRYCD from the coding sequence ATGAAAACAGCACTGATCCAACAAGCCTACCATGGCAGTAAAGAACACACCCTTCAAGTCACAGTAGAGAAGATAAAAGAAGCTGCACAAAGCGGTGCCGAGCTTGTTGTTTTACAAGAACTTCACCAGACAGAGTATTTCTGTCAGAGTGAAGATACAACATTTTTTGATTATGCCGCTCATTTTGAATCTGATGTAGCATTTTGGGGGAATATTGCAAAAGAGCACAGTGTTGTTCTGGTCACTTCGCTTTTTGAAAAACGTGCAGCAGGCCTCTACCATAACACAGCCGTGGTCTTCGAAAAAGATGGTTCTGTTGCAGGTAAATACAGAAAAATGCACATCCCTGATGATCCCGGGTTCTATGAAAAATTTTACTTTACCCCAGGAGATCTCGGTTTTGACCCCATACAAACTTCTGTAGGGAAACTGGGTGTACTGGTATGCTGGGACCAATGGTACCCAGAAGCAGCGCGTGCCATGACACTCAAAGGGGCAGAGATACTTATCTATCCTACGGCAATTGGCTGGTTTGACGCAGACAGTGAAGAGGAAAAGGCTAGACAGCTTGACAGCTGGATCACCATACAACGCTCTCATGCCATAGCCAACGGCTTACCTGTAGTCAGCTGTAACCGTGTAGGCTTTGAGGCGGACAGTGCCGGTGTGATGGCCGGTACACGTTTTTGGGGCAACTCTTTTATATGCGGTTCACAAGGAGAGATGATCGTACACGCGGATGACAAAAGCGAAACGATCCTCTATGCAGAGATCGAACATGCGCGTACCAAAGAAGTACGTGATATCTGGCCGTTTTTACGTGACAGACGTATAGAGGAGTATGGCTGTTTACTCAAAAGATATTGTGACTAG
- a CDS encoding NUDIX domain-containing protein, with amino-acid sequence MENKIKHFKLQPLVNAKFISTAFATYEQEGIPKSWEIVEAHDSVSILLYHKEKRSFILVKQFRPAVYLNNKKGMTVELCAGIVDKELSLAEIVKEEVEEECGYDIPLSNIEKITSFHTSVGFAGSKQTLYFAEVEEHMKVSEGGGVDHEQIEVVYLPTDEAKKFLYDESIAKTPGLMFAFMWWFERN; translated from the coding sequence ATGGAAAACAAGATCAAGCACTTTAAACTTCAGCCTTTGGTCAATGCCAAATTTATTTCCACAGCATTTGCCACCTACGAACAAGAAGGTATCCCAAAATCATGGGAGATAGTTGAAGCACATGACAGTGTTTCCATTCTTCTTTACCATAAAGAAAAGAGATCATTTATTTTGGTGAAACAGTTTCGTCCTGCTGTGTACTTGAACAACAAAAAAGGTATGACCGTAGAACTGTGTGCAGGTATTGTAGATAAAGAACTTTCTCTGGCAGAAATTGTGAAAGAAGAGGTAGAAGAGGAGTGCGGCTATGATATCCCTCTTTCAAATATCGAAAAGATCACCTCTTTTCACACTTCGGTGGGCTTTGCAGGAAGTAAACAGACACTCTATTTTGCAGAAGTCGAGGAGCATATGAAAGTGAGTGAAGGCGGTGGTGTGGACCATGAACAGATAGAGGTTGTCTATCTGCCTACAGATGAAGCAAAGAAATTCCTCTATGATGAAAGTATCGCAAAAACGCCAGGCCTCATGTTTGCATTTATGTGGTGGTTCGAGCGAAATTAG
- a CDS encoding peptidoglycan DD-metalloendopeptidase family protein has protein sequence MGSLKNIVVWILISSSLFGAKVTLGHWEKGKTFSEYLDSKEISKEILNDISKADIQFLSEIEGDQLYYELKDNNGTLEQVLIPIGEEMQIRLAKKHDSDVYSFDIIPIEYKEKEHGATVTIETNLYTDVNNALHHPSLADKIGQLFKGAVNTRKFQKGDKVSFIYSQKTRMGQPHTMPYVKIALHESRKKRQFIYADEEGYGYKSTKKSQAYTVKGKEKVTYTRRVPVKSTSSRFGMPLRHVRITSSFSHRRYHPILKRYRPHHGTDFGARRGTPLLAVNAGKVSFSGRLGGYGKVVKIRHPGGYESLYAHQSRIRVKRGQHVKKGQIIGYVGSTGRSTGPHLHFGMKKNGRWINPMKVLRKTSIKDTVLKRITEYKDVTKTKYKKVVIKNAEENKEKLLAYLKEKSTPFIWDGCERTSMGVDDGKQDQAL, from the coding sequence ATGGGTAGTCTTAAAAATATAGTGGTGTGGATCTTGATATCAAGTTCCTTATTTGGTGCGAAAGTAACGCTTGGACATTGGGAAAAAGGGAAAACATTTTCAGAGTATTTAGATTCCAAAGAGATCTCTAAAGAGATACTCAATGATATTTCAAAAGCAGATATCCAGTTTCTCTCCGAAATAGAAGGTGATCAACTTTATTATGAATTAAAAGATAACAATGGTACACTGGAACAGGTATTGATCCCGATAGGTGAGGAGATGCAGATAAGGCTGGCTAAAAAGCACGACAGCGATGTGTACAGTTTCGATATTATCCCTATAGAGTATAAAGAGAAAGAACACGGTGCTACGGTTACGATAGAAACAAATCTTTATACAGATGTAAACAATGCATTGCATCATCCTTCACTCGCAGATAAGATCGGGCAACTTTTTAAAGGTGCGGTAAATACAAGAAAGTTTCAAAAGGGAGATAAAGTCTCTTTCATCTATTCACAAAAGACGAGAATGGGCCAACCGCACACTATGCCCTATGTTAAAATAGCGTTGCATGAATCAAGAAAAAAACGTCAGTTTATCTATGCAGATGAAGAGGGCTACGGCTACAAGAGTACGAAAAAGTCTCAAGCCTATACGGTGAAAGGTAAGGAAAAGGTAACTTATACCCGTAGGGTTCCTGTAAAAAGCACCTCGTCACGTTTTGGTATGCCATTACGTCATGTTCGTATCACTTCCTCATTCAGTCATAGAAGATATCATCCGATATTGAAACGGTACCGTCCGCATCATGGTACGGATTTTGGCGCAAGAAGAGGAACACCCCTTCTTGCGGTCAATGCAGGGAAGGTGAGTTTTTCCGGCCGTTTGGGCGGGTATGGAAAAGTGGTGAAGATCAGACATCCCGGAGGGTATGAATCACTTTATGCGCATCAAAGCCGTATACGTGTCAAAAGAGGGCAACACGTGAAGAAAGGACAGATCATAGGGTATGTCGGGAGTACGGGACGAAGTACAGGACCTCATTTGCATTTTGGTATGAAAAAAAATGGAAGATGGATAAACCCGATGAAAGTACTGCGAAAAACATCGATCAAAGATACCGTTTTAAAGAGAATCACTGAATATAAAGATGTGACGAAAACAAAATACAAAAAGGTCGTGATCAAGAACGCAGAAGAGAATAAAGAAAAACTTTTGGCATATCTCAAAGAAAAAAGTACACCTTTTATCTGGGATGGATGTGAACGAACAAGTATGGGGGTAGATGATGGAAAACAAGATCAAGCACTTTAA
- a CDS encoding plasminogen-binding N-terminal domain-containing protein, whose product MHKIALIALLSLPLFADFFPQTVNTSVKYVKGDTITLNKQFPVNGMSGVVIHNYGNGLTAITSRIAQTSSNESVALVSKDILHHDKLPTIKTPISVKDKVIGGYLYNNVLLLAPDADTYAKITSEHTKKWIHPDLFALYLSVEGEEKPTRENLARFAKKYQVGLVYIVRKNSAVLLDPISEKIVSEKSMKGLPAKGSFPFYMRFKQRDSGWFGSDVKGNYYHTMKSL is encoded by the coding sequence ATGCACAAAATAGCTCTTATTGCGCTACTCTCTTTACCGCTGTTTGCAGATTTTTTCCCGCAAACCGTGAACACTTCTGTCAAATATGTAAAAGGAGATACCATTACACTGAACAAACAATTTCCTGTCAATGGTATGAGTGGTGTTGTGATACATAATTACGGCAATGGCCTCACAGCTATTACAAGTCGCATTGCCCAAACTTCATCGAATGAATCCGTGGCATTGGTGAGTAAAGATATCCTCCATCATGATAAACTTCCTACCATCAAAACACCTATTTCAGTGAAAGACAAGGTCATTGGCGGATACCTTTATAACAATGTGCTTCTTTTGGCACCGGATGCAGATACCTATGCGAAGATCACTTCTGAACATACCAAAAAATGGATACATCCAGATCTCTTTGCCCTCTATCTTTCTGTTGAAGGAGAAGAGAAGCCAACAAGAGAGAACCTTGCGCGTTTTGCAAAAAAATATCAAGTAGGACTTGTCTATATCGTACGTAAGAACTCGGCTGTACTTTTAGACCCTATTTCTGAAAAAATAGTCTCTGAAAAGTCAATGAAAGGTCTTCCTGCCAAAGGGTCATTCCCTTTTTATATGCGCTTTAAACAACGTGATTCTGGATGGTTCGGCAGTGACGTTAAGGGTAACTATTACCATACAATGAAATCTTTATAA